From a single Entelurus aequoreus isolate RoL-2023_Sb linkage group LG12, RoL_Eaeq_v1.1, whole genome shotgun sequence genomic region:
- the LOC133662464 gene encoding mitogen-activated protein kinase 11-like isoform X1 — MSARPGFYRQELNKTVWEVPERYQNLTPVGSGAYGSVCSAYDVVLRQKVALKKLSRPFQSLVHSRRSYRELRLLKHMKHENVIGLLDVFTPAVALEDFNQLYLVTNLMGADLNNIVKFQRLSDEHVQFLIYQLLRGLKYIHSAGLIHRDLKPSNVAVNEDCELRILDFGLARQTDDEMTGYVATRWYRAPEIMLNWMHYNQNGESSLHRRPSEGGKNFTCRLCLPVDIWSVGCIMGELLKGKVLFPGTDYIDQLKRIMEMVGTPTPDLLKKICSEHAQKYIQSLPFMPQQDLEKIFRGANPLAVDLLKRMLVLDCDGRISASEALSHPYFSQYHDPDDEPEAPPYDQTLESKDRTLEEWKELVFAEVSGFKASGGKTGGLQAEQ, encoded by the exons ATGTCCGCCAGGCCGGGATTCTACCGCCAGGAGCTGAACAAGACGGTGTGGGAGGTTCCGGAGCGGTACCAGAACCTGACGCCGGTGGGCTCCGGAGCCTACGGTTCTGTGTG CTCGGCCTATGACGTGGTCCTGCGGCAGAAAGTGGCGCTGAAGAAACTCTCCAGGCCTTTCCAGTCTCTGGTCCACAGTCGCCGCTCCTACCGGGAACTGAGGCTCCTCAAGCACATGAAACACGAGAAC GTGATCGGGCTGCTGGACGTCTTCACACCTGCTGTCGCCTTGGAGGACTTCAACCAACT CTACCTGGTCACCAACCTGATGGGTGCAGACCTCAACAACATAGTCAAGTTCCAGAGGTTGTCTGACGAGCACGTTCAGTTCTTGATCTATCAGCTGCTGCGAGGCCTCAAG TACATCCATTCAGCGGGCTTAATTCACAGA GACCTGAAGCCCAGCAACGTGGCCGTTAACGAGGACTGTGAGCTCAGA ATCCTGGACTTTGGCCTGGCGAGGCAGACGGATGACGAGATGACAGGCTACGTGGCGACTCGCTGGTATCGAGCGCCAGAAATCATGCTCAACTGGATGCACTACAACCAGAACGGTGAGAGCTCCTTACATCGGAGACCTTCTGAGGGAGGAAAGAACTTCACATGTAGGCTTTGTCTTCCAGTTGATATCTGGTCAGTGGGATGCATCATGGGAGAGCTGCTGAAGGGGAAAGTCCTCTTTCCCGGCACGGACT ATATCGACCAGCTGAAGAGAATCATGGAGATGGTTGGAACGCCGACGCCTGACCTCCTGAAGAAGATCTGCTCCGAGCAT GCTCAGAAGTACATCCAGTCTCTGCCTTTCATGCCCCAGCAGGACCTGGAGAAGATCTTCAGGGGAGCAAATCCACTCG CCGTGGATCTGCTTAAGCGTATGCTGGTTCTGGACTGCGACGGCAGAATCTCAGCCAGCGAGGCGCTGTCCCACCCTTACTTCTCTCAGTACCACGACCCGGACGACGAACCAGAGGCGCCGCCTTACGATCAGACGCTGGAGAGCAAAGACCGCACTCTCGAAGAATGGAAAG AGTTGGTGTTTGCGGAGGTGAGCGGTTTCAAGGCGTCTGGCGGCAAGACCGGCGGCCTTCAGGCGGAGCAGTGA
- the LOC133662464 gene encoding mitogen-activated protein kinase 11-like isoform X2 yields MSARPGFYRQELNKTVWEVPERYQNLTPVGSGAYGSVCSAYDVVLRQKVALKKLSRPFQSLVHSRRSYRELRLLKHMKHENVIGLLDVFTPAVALEDFNQLYLVTNLMGADLNNIVKFQRLSDEHVQFLIYQLLRGLKYIHSAGLIHRDLKPSNVAVNEDCELRILDFGLARQTDDEMTGYVATRWYRAPEIMLNWMHYNQNVDIWSVGCIMGELLKGKVLFPGTDYIDQLKRIMEMVGTPTPDLLKKICSEHAQKYIQSLPFMPQQDLEKIFRGANPLAVDLLKRMLVLDCDGRISASEALSHPYFSQYHDPDDEPEAPPYDQTLESKDRTLEEWKELVFAEVSGFKASGGKTGGLQAEQ; encoded by the exons ATGTCCGCCAGGCCGGGATTCTACCGCCAGGAGCTGAACAAGACGGTGTGGGAGGTTCCGGAGCGGTACCAGAACCTGACGCCGGTGGGCTCCGGAGCCTACGGTTCTGTGTG CTCGGCCTATGACGTGGTCCTGCGGCAGAAAGTGGCGCTGAAGAAACTCTCCAGGCCTTTCCAGTCTCTGGTCCACAGTCGCCGCTCCTACCGGGAACTGAGGCTCCTCAAGCACATGAAACACGAGAAC GTGATCGGGCTGCTGGACGTCTTCACACCTGCTGTCGCCTTGGAGGACTTCAACCAACT CTACCTGGTCACCAACCTGATGGGTGCAGACCTCAACAACATAGTCAAGTTCCAGAGGTTGTCTGACGAGCACGTTCAGTTCTTGATCTATCAGCTGCTGCGAGGCCTCAAG TACATCCATTCAGCGGGCTTAATTCACAGA GACCTGAAGCCCAGCAACGTGGCCGTTAACGAGGACTGTGAGCTCAGA ATCCTGGACTTTGGCCTGGCGAGGCAGACGGATGACGAGATGACAGGCTACGTGGCGACTCGCTGGTATCGAGCGCCAGAAATCATGCTCAACTGGATGCACTACAACCAGAACG TTGATATCTGGTCAGTGGGATGCATCATGGGAGAGCTGCTGAAGGGGAAAGTCCTCTTTCCCGGCACGGACT ATATCGACCAGCTGAAGAGAATCATGGAGATGGTTGGAACGCCGACGCCTGACCTCCTGAAGAAGATCTGCTCCGAGCAT GCTCAGAAGTACATCCAGTCTCTGCCTTTCATGCCCCAGCAGGACCTGGAGAAGATCTTCAGGGGAGCAAATCCACTCG CCGTGGATCTGCTTAAGCGTATGCTGGTTCTGGACTGCGACGGCAGAATCTCAGCCAGCGAGGCGCTGTCCCACCCTTACTTCTCTCAGTACCACGACCCGGACGACGAACCAGAGGCGCCGCCTTACGATCAGACGCTGGAGAGCAAAGACCGCACTCTCGAAGAATGGAAAG AGTTGGTGTTTGCGGAGGTGAGCGGTTTCAAGGCGTCTGGCGGCAAGACCGGCGGCCTTCAGGCGGAGCAGTGA